The following are encoded together in the Glycine max cultivar Williams 82 chromosome 8, Glycine_max_v4.0, whole genome shotgun sequence genome:
- the LOC102664749 gene encoding uncharacterized protein yields the protein MTVLDESMGCMMGQHDESGKKEWVVYYLSKKFAAYEMNYYFLERTCCALVWAAHRLRQYMLSYTTWLVFKMDPVKYIFGKPTLIERIARWQVLLSEFDIVYVTQKAIKGSALAYYLAQQPINDYQPIHPKFPDKDIMILFEEEVKDEDRDKWIVWFDSMSNTLGHGVRAVLLTPND from the coding sequence ATGACTGTGCTggatgagtcaatggggtgCATGATGGGGCAGCACGACGAGTCCGGGAAGAAGGAATGGGTTGTCTACTACTTAAGCAAAAAATTTGCGGCCTATGAGATGAACTACTATTTTCTtgaaaggacatgttgtgcctTGGTGTGGGCAGCCCATcgtctaaggcagtacatgctgagctaCACCACTTGGTTGGTATTCAAGATGGACCCAGTCAAGTACATATTTGGAAAGCCCACTCTCATCGAACGGATCGCTCGATGGCAGGTTCTGCTATCAGAGTTCGACATTGTTTATGTCactcaaaaggcgataaagggaagtgccttggcATATTACCTAGCTCAACAACCCATCAATGATTACCAGCCTATTCATCCGAAGTTCCCAGATAAGGACATCATGATCTTgtttgaggaggaggtgaaggatgAAGATAGGGACAAATGGATAGTGTGGTTCGACAGCATGTCGAACACACTAGGCCATGGAGTAAGGGCAGTTTTGCTTACCCCCAATGATTAA